Genomic segment of Octadecabacter arcticus 238:
AAACGTGACGCTCGTTCGACTGCAGAGCCAAGCGACGACAACACCGAAGATTAGAGCGGCCATTCAAGCCAGTGCCGATCCGGCCTGGATGGTGGGTGAACGCTTTGGCATTTCTGAGCAGACTGTTTTGAAGTGGCGTCACCGCGACAGCGTCGAAGACCGCAGTCACACACCACATCGCTTGCAGACGACGCTCACGCCAGCGCAGGAGGTTGTTGCGGTGGCGTTGCGTAAGACGCTTTTGGTGTCACTTGATGACTTTCTTGCAGTGGTCCGGGAGTTTCTGAATCCGAACGTTTCACGCTCGGGCTTGGGTCGATGCTTGCGTCGACATGGGGTGGGCAATCTGCGCGAGCTGAAGGTCAAAGAGGCAAGGCCGAAGCACAGCGCCTTCAAGGCCTATGCGCCGGGCTACCTGCACATTGACGTTAAATATCTGCCGCAAATGGCGGATCAGACATCACGCCGGTATCTGTTTGTCGCCATCGATCGCGCCACGCGGTGGATGTTCATTGGTATCTATAGCAACAAAACGGCCGCCAATGCCCGACGTTTCCTGCGTGACCTTGAGCGCGCGTGTCCGCTGCACATTCGCACCATTCTTACGGATAACGTCCTATGCGCGGAACGATTGGTTGATTTGGCGTCAGATCATTGTCGCATCGAGGTATCTCGACACGTTTGAATCATGTCTCAGTTCGGCGTTTTGGTCAACGACAGTCTCTCCCATAACAAACACAGAGTACGCTATTGCGGCTCTCACCGTCCTTAAGACGAGATCATTGGTAAGCATCAACGCTGCCCTTGATCAAGCTGCGTCTTTTGCCTCGGCCTCGGCGTTTTTAGCATCGATCATGTCCTGATAGGCCCACGGCATGAGATCGTTGATACGGTTTGCTTGATGGTCCTAGATGCGTTCCAGCACCCATGCGAGCCAGGCTTCGGGATTCACTTTGTTCATCTTGGCGGTCTCTATCAACGTATAAGCAATTGCTGCAGATTTGCCGCCTGCTTCTGATCCCATGAAGAGATAGTTTTTGCGTCCCACGGCCACAGGGCGCACTGCGCGCTCGGCTGTGTTGTTGTCCAGCTCAAGAAAGCCGTGATCAAGATAGGGCCGTGCCTTTGGCAGGCGCGCCAGTGCATATTTGATCGCCTTGGCCAGCGGCGTCTTGCTAGAGATCTTGCCCAGTTGCTCTTTAAGCCAGACTTCCAGGTCATCAAAGATCGGCTTGGCGTATTCCTGACGCAGGGCCACGCGTTCCGCAGGGGGCAGGAACCGCGCTTGTGTCTCAACATCATAGAGCTTTTTAATCCGCAGCACGGCTTCGCCCGCCACGGGCAGCTTTGTGCTTTCATAAAGGTCAAAGAACTCACGCCGCACATGGGCCATGCATGCCATCTCTTTGACCCGCCCCGTGCGGTAGGCGTCATTATACCCAGCATAGGCATCCGCATGGGCGTAGCCTTCATAGCTTTCGAGATGCTTGCTGGGATGCTCCGCCTCACGGCTGGTGGAGAACTGGTACCACACCGCAGGTGGAGCTCCGCTGGCCCAAGTGTCTTCTTTTCGGGCATAGACCCACAGTCGCGCGGTTTTGGTCTTATTCTTTCCTTTGCCATTGCCCTTCTGGAGCAGCTTGACCGTTGTGTCATCCATGAAGATCGCCTGCGCCTCAAAGACGTGATCGCGGATTGCATCTGAGACGCGCTCCAGCAGTTTGGTGCATTTGCCGACCCATCCCGCCATGAGCGATCCACTCAGATCAATGCCCTCGTTGGCAAACATCTGGCTCTGGCGATACAGCGGCAGATGATAGCCGTATTTACAGCACAGGATGTGGGCCATCAGCGCGGGGCCGACAAAGCTCTTCGGAATGGGTCGGCTTGGCATCTCAGCCTGAACAACGGCCTCACAACAGGTGCAGGCCAGACGCGGGCGGCCAATTTGGTTCACGATGTAATGTCCCGGGACATATTCCAACTCCTCCATCACATCCGTTCCAAGCACTTTGAAGCTGCCGCCACAGTCGGTGCAAGCATCACTGGGGGTGATGGTCTTTTGGACACGCTTCAGCCCCTTTGGGAAAGGTTTGCGCTTGCGCGGTGTGCGGGGCGGCTTGGCCTCAGCGTCAGAGGGTTCATCATCTGTCTCAACGGCTTGTTCGATCTCAAGTTCTTCAAGGATCAACTCAAGCGCCAGCTGTGCACTGCTTTCCGACTTTGAGCCAAAGCGGTGCTTGTTGTGACCGTGGAGTTGCAGGCGCAGATCGGCGATGATGGTGTCTCGGTTCTGGATGGCCCGCGCATGAGCGGTGCGCTCGGCACTCAGGGCGGCGTCCACTGATGCCATCTCATCCTTGAGGCGTTTTTGTACCGTCGCATGGCCAAGGGATGACCCGAGAAACGCTTGCTTCAGCTCTGACAATTCCGCTGTTTGCGCGGCAACGTATGCCTGTACTTCAGGGGGCAGATTAGTCAGATTTGGAGGGGTCTTACTCATGCCATTACATACCAAATCTCGGGCATCATGGGAATCCCACAAAGGCAAGAAGTCCTATAAAACATACAGCTATCCAACCATACTTGGACGCCATGTCTTCTTGAGAATACGCCAGTCTATGCCTTCCATCAGCATCGCAAGCTGTGCGCGGCTTAGGCTGACTTTACCTTCCTTGACTGAGGGCCATACGAACCGTCCACGTTCAAGCCGTTTGGTAAACAGGCACGCGCCCTGACTATCCCACCAGATCATCTTGATCTGATCGCCACGACGGCCACGGAACAAAAATAGATGCCCCGCGTAAGGGTCAGCTGCAAGAACCTGCGCGGTCTGCGCCGCCAGCCCGTTGAAGCCGCGCCGCATATCCGTAACTCCTGCGGCAAGCCAGATCTTCGCATCCCCCAAAACAGGGATCATGCTGCAAGTCCTCGCGCCAGTTCCAGCACAAAGCCAGCATCAACCCCGTCGCTCACGCTCAGCTTGCGACCGTTCTCAAGTGTGATCTCAATATGGGGGACAGGTAAGATGCTGGTGCCGGATGACGCAGGCGTGTCCACCATACCCGCATCGGCAATCTCTACGGGGGTGAACTGGCCTATATCTGATTTGTCAGGCTGAAACCGCCCATCGCTGCGCCATGCATAAATCCGGTTGGTGCCCACACCGTGCTTCTTGGCAACCATTGGAACACTCACGCCAGCAGTGTGGCTTTCCGCTACAAGCTGTCGCTTGAAAACATCCGTGTATTTGGAACCTCGGCCACGCCTAGTCTTGTTCATCATCAAAATCCTCATATCGCGCCAGCCATATCGCCAGCTTCGCGCAATAATCGCACCTTAGATCATGCCAAAAAAAGAGGGGGTTCCCTGTATGTTTA
This window contains:
- the tnpC gene encoding IS66 family transposase; amino-acid sequence: MSKTPPNLTNLPPEVQAYVAAQTAELSELKQAFLGSSLGHATVQKRLKDEMASVDAALSAERTAHARAIQNRDTIIADLRLQLHGHNKHRFGSKSESSAQLALELILEELEIEQAVETDDEPSDAEAKPPRTPRKRKPFPKGLKRVQKTITPSDACTDCGGSFKVLGTDVMEELEYVPGHYIVNQIGRPRLACTCCEAVVQAEMPSRPIPKSFVGPALMAHILCCKYGYHLPLYRQSQMFANEGIDLSGSLMAGWVGKCTKLLERVSDAIRDHVFEAQAIFMDDTTVKLLQKGNGKGKNKTKTARLWVYARKEDTWASGAPPAVWYQFSTSREAEHPSKHLESYEGYAHADAYAGYNDAYRTGRVKEMACMAHVRREFFDLYESTKLPVAGEAVLRIKKLYDVETQARFLPPAERVALRQEYAKPIFDDLEVWLKEQLGKISSKTPLAKAIKYALARLPKARPYLDHGFLELDNNTAERAVRPVAVGRKNYLFMGSEAGGKSAAIAYTLIETAKMNKVNPEAWLAWVLERI
- the tnpB gene encoding IS66 family insertion sequence element accessory protein TnpB (TnpB, as the term is used for proteins encoded by IS66 family insertion elements, is considered an accessory protein, since TnpC, encoded by a neighboring gene, is a DDE family transposase.) → MIPVLGDAKIWLAAGVTDMRRGFNGLAAQTAQVLAADPYAGHLFLFRGRRGDQIKMIWWDSQGACLFTKRLERGRFVWPSVKEGKVSLSRAQLAMLMEGIDWRILKKTWRPSMVG
- a CDS encoding transposase — its product is MMNKTRRGRGSKYTDVFKRQLVAESHTAGVSVPMVAKKHGVGTNRIYAWRSDGRFQPDKSDIGQFTPVEIADAGMVDTPASSGTSILPVPHIEITLENGRKLSVSDGVDAGFVLELARGLAA